From Solenopsis invicta isolate M01_SB unplaced genomic scaffold, UNIL_Sinv_3.0 scaffold_131, whole genome shotgun sequence, a single genomic window includes:
- the LOC105206120 gene encoding cytochrome P450 4C1-like isoform X2, protein MTRRVSSDGVRRQAVLRCLSLKNGYPRIAKLTTIRMFQPWLWIDWLYYLTPAGRQYKSTLKIVHEFANEVIKKKKLEQHSKTDLIKLKNKDNDIGKKKKTTFLDVLLEENAKNDTPMSDNELRAHVDTIMSAGHGTTAVAVCWTLFLLGNNPDHQEKVHEELEEVFRDSETPATKEQLNDLKYLSRVIDETLRIFPSAPTISRKLMKEVKLDDHITLSQKDHEVVVPIVLVHRNPEVWPDPLKFDPDRFLPENKNKKQYAYIPFSSGPRSCIGKKFALIELKILVVAILRKWKVESEKTMDTIKYGEIIVLVPCEKLLIHFVPKKRYQFASK, encoded by the exons atgACTCGGCGCGTCTCCTCTGACGGTGTTCGTCGCCAGGCGGTATTACGGTGTTTAAGTCTTAAAAACGGGTACCCGAG AATAGCCAAATTAACAACGATTCGAATGTTTCAACCGTGGCTTTGGATTGATTGGCTGTATTATTTAACGCCTGCAGGAAGACAATATAAATCAACACTTAAAATAGTGCATGAATTTGCTAATGAG gtgataaaaaagaaaaagctgGAACAACATTCAAAAACTGACCTAATCAAACTTAAAAATAAGGATAATGACATAG gtaagaagaagaagacaacgTTTCTAGATGTATTATTAGAAGAAAATGCGAAAAACGACACTCCTATGAGTGATAATGAGTTGAGAGCGCATGTCGATACGATTATGAGTGCG GGACACGGCACAACTGCAGTAGCTGTATGTTGGACACTCTTTCTCTTAGGCAATAATCCCGATCACCAGGAAAAAGTTCACGAAGAACTCGAAGAGGTTTTCAGAGATTCAGAGACACCAGCCACTAAAGAGCAGCTGAATGACTTAAAGTATCTCAGCAGAGTTATAGACGAGACGCTTCGAATATTTCCGAGTGCACCTACAATCTCGAGGAAACTAATGAAAGAAGTAAAATTAG atgaCCATATTACCCTTTCCCAAAAAGATCATGAGGTCGTAGTGCCAATAGTGCTTGTACATCGAAACCCAGAGGTTTGGCCGGATCCATTAAAGTTTGATCCAGATCGCTTCCTTCcagagaacaaaaataaaaaacagtatGCCTACATTCCGTTCAGCTCTGGACCGAGAAGCTGTATAGGAAAGAAATTTGCTCTAATCGAACTGAAAATCTTAGTGGTTGCTATTCTCAGAAAATGGAAAGTAGAGAGTGAAAAAACAATGGACACGATCAAATACGGTGAAATTATCGTTTTGGTACCCTGCGAGAAATTACTTATACATTTCGTACCCAAGAAACGATATCAATTTGCCAGCAAATAA
- the LOC113004006 gene encoding uncharacterized protein LOC113004006, whose amino-acid sequence MNELLDQQITALQTIGRSLSNFKKIGKNNYTPAMIRQRMTTLKDTWATCLARHARLLQTVPEKNRATLTYFRELQLELNQEVYETTLDYMATCLEELEPPVPASSSSLHSISTFEKASFSLNHLPPIRLPPFSGNLDEWENFRDRFTSLIIQNNEITAFSRMHFLASSLSGRALDTIKSIQVTAANFEIAWKTLVSRYDNTRRLVEVHASALFNLPPFGRESALELNELRDRANRSIVSLRNLNRSNDERLSDLLVYSVTQRLDHATRKAWRLKTGDDASVPTYEALDKFLETRVRALEELVPQSSSKHARAARVSSASATASSPACPLCAASHFINRCPQFLKKTPTQRMEVIKQANRCLNCLSYKHAAQACPSRYSCRTCQNRHHSMLHNDSASSSSNATSLSLTTTSDISAENKNNDHRSMLNPAVRCAKARIARDRAR is encoded by the coding sequence ATGAACGAACTTCTCGACCAGCAAATAACCGCCCTTCAAACAATAGGAAGGTCGCTATCTAACTTCAAGAAGATAGGAAAAAACAACTACACGCCGGCCATGATCCGACAGCGGATGACAACGCTAAAGGACACTTGGGCGACATGCCTCGCCAGGCATGCCCGATTGCTACAAACCGTCCCGGAAAAAAACCGAGCCACCCTAACTTACTTCAGGGAATTGCAGCTCGAGCTAAACCAGGAGGTCTACGAAACAACGCTCGATTACATGGCCACCTGCCTCGAGGAACTGGAGCCTCCCGTACCagcatcatcgtcatcattaCATTCGATAAGTACATTCGAAAAAGCGTCCTTTTCCTTGAATCATCTTCCTCCGATCAGGCTTCCCCCGTTTTCCGGGAATCTTGATGAATGGGAGAATTTCCGAGATCGATTCACGTCTCTCATCATACAGAACAATGAAATCACTGCATTCTCAAGGATGCATTTTCTTGCATCCAGTCTTAGCGGTCGTGCGCTTGACACGATAAAGTCAATTCAAGTCACCGCGGCTAACTTTGAAATAGCGTGGAAAACGCTGGTGTCACGCTACGATAATACGCGACGGCTCGTCGAAGTACACGCATCCGCGCTCTTCAACCTTCCGCCGTTTGGTCGCGAGTCCGCGCTCGAATTGAACGAACTTCGTGACAGAGCCAATCGGTCAATCGTGTCACTGAGAAACTTGAATCGATCTAATGACGAGAGACTCAGCGACTTGCTGGTGTACAGCGTGACTCAACGACTCGATCACGCAACACGGAAGGCGTGGAGGCTTAAAACGGGCGACGACGCGAGCGTTCCAACATACGAAGCCCTTGACAAGTTTCTTGAGACGCGTGTTCGCGCTCTTGAGGAATTGGTCCCTCAAAGTTCTTCGAAGCACGCCCGTGCAGCCAGAGTATCGAGCGCGTCTGCAACCGCTTCGAGTCCAGCGTGCCCCCTCTGTGCCGCGTCTCATTTCATTAATCGGTGTCCgcaatttttaaagaagacgCCGACTCAAAGAATGGAAGTCATTAAACAAGCAAACAGATGCCTCAACTGCTTGAGTTACAAACACGCTGCTCAAGCGTGTCCAAGCCGATATTCATGCCGTACATGCCAAAATAGACATCATTCCATGCTTCACAATGACTCGGCCTCTTCTTCCTCAAATGCGACGAGTTTAAGTTTAACGACCACCTCAGATATCTCCGCCGAAAATAAAAACAACGATCACCGCTCTATGCTCAACCCTGCTGTTCGCTGCGCGAAAGCGCGTATTGCTCGCGACCGTGCGCGTTAA
- the LOC113005795 gene encoding uncharacterized protein LOC113005795: MPLEISTVGGVNIGKSRYAAQIQVAPINGSASALATTASILKSLTKYSPSQPRNHNEWTHLAHLALADPTPFSAEPIDAIIGADLYSEMLFDKVIKGAPGQPAAQATIFGWILSGPISDPSPPGHVISVRHCAKEVPRKPPLTPEEQQCEDHFANTHSRGPDGRYIVRLPFKRGPPIEIGNSRATAEWLLRALHRRLSVRPELKIEYSQFLCDYESLNHMHRVTEANDSSQTVYVPHHAVIRDGSATTHLRVVFNASCQTSNATSLNDHLLAGPKLQADLSAVILRWRLFRYIYAADITKMYRQIQIDPRDINYQRILWSPEPNNPVLTFRLSTVTYGTACAPFLALRVIRQLVADEGAAFPLAASVLSENVYVDDVLFGADSVPRLKQIRTQVCSLLRQGKFELRKWSSNSAELLDDISVEDHGIACDKTLQSDESLKILGIIWSPSTDVFQFKVSFDSVQSTTKRSILSTISKLFDPLGWSTPITITAKMFIQTLWQSKLDWDDVLPPDFLIQWERIQFSLSELHGLSLPRWVQHEAQTEQCELHGFADASAQAYAAVVYLRLVSKSGVVTTQLLIGKSKVAPLTPLNYASISTNINDNEVTTEDLQKNVIVEENLSGDNPCYYKDSDNNDDAVFDDIIPSDGGYSDDEYEDNLNHDNNLIMFYEAGLTVSDALQMIVGYCLWFTVTIERKGTLITLIKRLARPKFAQCKFYEAGLTVSDALQMIVGYCLWFTVTIERKGALIAFIK, encoded by the exons ATGCCTCTCGAAATCTCTACCGTCGGTGGAGTAAATATCGGTAAAAGCCGTTACGCCGCTCAGATTCAGGTCGCTCCGATCAACGGATCAGCATCGGCGCTCGCGACAACGGCGTCAATTCTAAAGTCATTAACGAAATATTCGCCATCACAACCACGAAATCATAATGAGTGGACTCATCTAGCTCATCTCGCGCTCGCTGATCCGACTCCCTTTAGCGCCGAACCTATTGATGCGATAATCGGAGCGGACCTCTATAGCGAAATGCTTTTCGACAAAGTAATTAAAGGCGCACCTGGTCAACCAGCTGCGCAAGCAACTATCTTTGGATGGATATTGTCAGGTCCAATCTCCGATCCCTCTCCTCCGGGTCACGTGATCAGCGTTCGGCATTGCGCCA AGGAAGTTCCGCGTAAACCGCCGCTCACACCGGAAGAGCAGCAATGCGAGGATCATTTCGCCAACACGCATTCTCGCGGCCCTGATGGACGATATATCGTACGGTTGCCGTTTAAGCGTGGCCCTCCGATCGAAATTGGCAACTCACGAGCCACCGCGGAATGGTTACTCAGAGCGCTTCATCGTCGTCTTTCGGTGCGACCCGAATTGAAAATCGAGTACTCACAATTTTTGTGCGATTATGAATCGTTGAATCACATGCACCGGGTGACAGAAGCGAACGACTCATCGCAAACCGTGTATGTACCGCATCACGCCGTTATTCGGGATGGCAGCGCGACGACACACCTTAGAGTAGTTTTCAACGCGTCATGTCAAACTTCCAACGCAACCTCGCTCAACGACCATCTCCTAGCAGGCCCAAAATTGCAAGCAGACTTGTCGGCTGTCATCCTACGTTGGCGGCTATTTCGGTACATTTACGCGGCCGATATCACAAAAATGTATCGGCAGATTCAAATCGATCCGCGAGATATCAATTACCAACGTATTCTTTGGAGCCCTGAACCCAACAATCCTGTGCTAACATTTCGGCTCTCGACCGTCACGTACGGCACCGCATGCGCTCCTTTTCTAGCTCTGCGCGTGATACGACAGCTGGTTGCGGACGAAGGCGCCGCGTTTCCACTCGCCGCGTCGGTATTATCCGAAAACGTATACGTGGATGATGTCCTGTTCGGCGCCGATAGCGTGCCGCGCCTAAAGCAGATTCGCACTCAAGTCTGTTCACTGCTGCGACAAGGCAAGTTCGAACTAAGAAAATGGTCGAGCAATTCAGCGGAGCTGCTGGACGATATCAGCGTTGAAGATCACGGCATCGCGTGCGACAAAACGTTGCAATCCGACGAAAGCCTAAAGATCTTGGGCATCATCTGGAGTCCATCCACTGATGTATTTCAATTTAAAGTCTCTTTTGATTCGGTTCAGTCTACAACCAAACGATCAATTCTATCCACCATCTCAAAGCTCTTTGACCCTCTAGGGTGGAGCACACCAATCACAATCAcagcaaaaatgtttattcaaaCATTGTGGCAATCTAAACTTGACTGGGACGATGTTCTCCCTCCCGATTTCTTAATTCAATGGGAGCGTATTCAATTTTCCCTCTCAGAGCTACACGGACTTTCATTGCCTCGCTGGGTTCAGCACGAAGCTCAAACTGAGCAATGCGAATTGCACGGCTTCGCCGACGCATCCGCGCAAGCATATGCTGCTGTGGTCTACCTCAGGCTGGTGTCTAAGTCCGGCGTCGTGACCACTCAGCTGCTTATCGGGAAATCTAAAGTCGCGCCGCTGACTCCTCTCA ATTATGCTAGTATTTCGACAAATATCAATGATAATGAAGTAACAACTGAAGACTTACAAAAAAACGTCATTGTTGAAGAAAATCTTTCTGGGGATAATCCCTGTTATTACAAAGACAGTGACAACAATGATGATGCAGTATTCGACGATATCATTCCTAGTGATGGAGGATATAGTGACGACGAATACGAAGACAATTTGAATCATGATAACAATCTTATCATGTTTTATGAGGCTGGTCTAACAGTATCAGATGCATTACAGATGATAGTCGGTTATTGTTTGTGGTTTACTGTGACTATAGAAAGAAAAGGAACTCTTATTACACTCATAAAAAGATTAGCAAGACCAAAATTCGCACAATGTAAG TTTTATGAGGCTGGTCTAACAGTATCAGATGCATTACAGATGATAGTCGGTTATTGTTTGTGGTTTACTGTGACTATAGAAAGAAAAGGAGCTCTTATTGCATTCATAAAATGA
- the LOC105206120 gene encoding cytochrome P450 4C1-like isoform X3: protein MFQPWLWIDWLYYLTPAGRQYKSTLKIVHEFANEVIKKKKLEQHSKTDLIKLKNKDNDIGKKKKTTFLDVLLEENAKNDTPMSDNELRAHVDTIMSAGHGTTAVAVCWTLFLLGNNPDHQEKVHEELEEVFRDSETPATKEQLNDLKYLSRVIDETLRIFPSAPTISRKLMKEVKLDDHITLSQKDHEVVVPIVLVHRNPEVWPDPLKFDPDRFLPENKNKKQYAYIPFSSGPRSCIGKKFALIELKILVVAILRKWKVESEKTMDTIKYGEIIVLVPCEKLLIHFVPKKRYQFASK from the exons ATGTTTCAACCGTGGCTTTGGATTGATTGGCTGTATTATTTAACGCCTGCAGGAAGACAATATAAATCAACACTTAAAATAGTGCATGAATTTGCTAATGAG gtgataaaaaagaaaaagctgGAACAACATTCAAAAACTGACCTAATCAAACTTAAAAATAAGGATAATGACATAG gtaagaagaagaagacaacgTTTCTAGATGTATTATTAGAAGAAAATGCGAAAAACGACACTCCTATGAGTGATAATGAGTTGAGAGCGCATGTCGATACGATTATGAGTGCG GGACACGGCACAACTGCAGTAGCTGTATGTTGGACACTCTTTCTCTTAGGCAATAATCCCGATCACCAGGAAAAAGTTCACGAAGAACTCGAAGAGGTTTTCAGAGATTCAGAGACACCAGCCACTAAAGAGCAGCTGAATGACTTAAAGTATCTCAGCAGAGTTATAGACGAGACGCTTCGAATATTTCCGAGTGCACCTACAATCTCGAGGAAACTAATGAAAGAAGTAAAATTAG atgaCCATATTACCCTTTCCCAAAAAGATCATGAGGTCGTAGTGCCAATAGTGCTTGTACATCGAAACCCAGAGGTTTGGCCGGATCCATTAAAGTTTGATCCAGATCGCTTCCTTCcagagaacaaaaataaaaaacagtatGCCTACATTCCGTTCAGCTCTGGACCGAGAAGCTGTATAGGAAAGAAATTTGCTCTAATCGAACTGAAAATCTTAGTGGTTGCTATTCTCAGAAAATGGAAAGTAGAGAGTGAAAAAACAATGGACACGATCAAATACGGTGAAATTATCGTTTTGGTACCCTGCGAGAAATTACTTATACATTTCGTACCCAAGAAACGATATCAATTTGCCAGCAAATAA
- the LOC105206120 gene encoding cytochrome P450 4C1-like isoform X1 encodes MTEKAKLLTECLQRKMDENPGNAVNIFPFLMNAALDIICETAMGMDLHVQGRVQSPHITAIQKIAKLTTIRMFQPWLWIDWLYYLTPAGRQYKSTLKIVHEFANEVIKKKKLEQHSKTDLIKLKNKDNDIGKKKKTTFLDVLLEENAKNDTPMSDNELRAHVDTIMSAGHGTTAVAVCWTLFLLGNNPDHQEKVHEELEEVFRDSETPATKEQLNDLKYLSRVIDETLRIFPSAPTISRKLMKEVKLDDHITLSQKDHEVVVPIVLVHRNPEVWPDPLKFDPDRFLPENKNKKQYAYIPFSSGPRSCIGKKFALIELKILVVAILRKWKVESEKTMDTIKYGEIIVLVPCEKLLIHFVPKKRYQFASK; translated from the exons ATGACTGAAAAAGCAAAACTTTTAACTGAGTGTCTCCAAAGAAAAATGGACGAAAATCCAGGGAATGCCGTtaatatttttccttttcttatgAACGCGGCTCTTGATATTATCTGCG aaACGGCAATGGGTATGGATTTACATGTTCAAGGAAGAGTTCAATCCCCACATATAACAGCAATACAAAA AATAGCCAAATTAACAACGATTCGAATGTTTCAACCGTGGCTTTGGATTGATTGGCTGTATTATTTAACGCCTGCAGGAAGACAATATAAATCAACACTTAAAATAGTGCATGAATTTGCTAATGAG gtgataaaaaagaaaaagctgGAACAACATTCAAAAACTGACCTAATCAAACTTAAAAATAAGGATAATGACATAG gtaagaagaagaagacaacgTTTCTAGATGTATTATTAGAAGAAAATGCGAAAAACGACACTCCTATGAGTGATAATGAGTTGAGAGCGCATGTCGATACGATTATGAGTGCG GGACACGGCACAACTGCAGTAGCTGTATGTTGGACACTCTTTCTCTTAGGCAATAATCCCGATCACCAGGAAAAAGTTCACGAAGAACTCGAAGAGGTTTTCAGAGATTCAGAGACACCAGCCACTAAAGAGCAGCTGAATGACTTAAAGTATCTCAGCAGAGTTATAGACGAGACGCTTCGAATATTTCCGAGTGCACCTACAATCTCGAGGAAACTAATGAAAGAAGTAAAATTAG atgaCCATATTACCCTTTCCCAAAAAGATCATGAGGTCGTAGTGCCAATAGTGCTTGTACATCGAAACCCAGAGGTTTGGCCGGATCCATTAAAGTTTGATCCAGATCGCTTCCTTCcagagaacaaaaataaaaaacagtatGCCTACATTCCGTTCAGCTCTGGACCGAGAAGCTGTATAGGAAAGAAATTTGCTCTAATCGAACTGAAAATCTTAGTGGTTGCTATTCTCAGAAAATGGAAAGTAGAGAGTGAAAAAACAATGGACACGATCAAATACGGTGAAATTATCGTTTTGGTACCCTGCGAGAAATTACTTATACATTTCGTACCCAAGAAACGATATCAATTTGCCAGCAAATAA